A stretch of Desulfobacter hydrogenophilus DNA encodes these proteins:
- a CDS encoding aldehyde dehydrogenase family protein, with the protein MADYAMIINGEKVLSDSTFDVVNPATGEVFAKCPKATIAQLDEAVAAARKAFPEWSALADDQRVAIMNRIAGIIEQNQTELAELITREQGKPLSGPGSIFEVGGCMAWTQVTASMKLEPELVDDTPEDTIELYKKPIGVVGSITPWNWPLLIAIWHIMPALRVGCTVVMKPASYTPLATLRLVELINEVLPPGVLNVVSGSSDIGNAMSAHKDIDKIVFTGSIPVGQTIMGRAVSNLKSLTLELGGNDAGIILPGTDITPFLEPLFWGCFINAGQTCAALKRLFVHEDDYEDVCQKFTDYVTKIPVGDGMDEKNLIGPLGNAPQLETVKQYVDDARKKGARVLCGGAPSSGPGYFYPLTLVADVTDDMDLVKEEQFGTALPIIKYSTVDEAVQRANSLDVGLGGSAWSNDPEKAKAVAMRLEAGTVWVNAHGKLHRWPPSAGSNLPVLDLNSGLRASKPIP; encoded by the coding sequence ATGGCGGATTATGCAATGATAATCAATGGTGAAAAAGTGTTATCCGACAGCACATTTGATGTGGTTAATCCGGCAACGGGAGAAGTTTTTGCAAAGTGCCCCAAAGCCACGATCGCACAACTGGATGAAGCAGTTGCCGCAGCCCGAAAGGCTTTTCCGGAATGGTCTGCCCTGGCCGATGACCAGCGGGTGGCAATCATGAACCGAATTGCCGGCATTATCGAACAGAACCAGACGGAACTTGCAGAACTGATCACCCGGGAGCAGGGCAAACCATTGTCCGGACCGGGGTCCATATTTGAGGTCGGCGGCTGTATGGCCTGGACCCAGGTTACAGCATCCATGAAACTTGAACCCGAGCTGGTGGATGATACCCCGGAGGATACCATTGAACTGTACAAAAAGCCCATTGGCGTCGTCGGTTCCATTACGCCATGGAACTGGCCTTTGCTCATCGCTATATGGCATATCATGCCGGCCCTTAGAGTCGGATGCACCGTTGTTATGAAACCTGCATCCTATACGCCCCTGGCCACCCTTCGGCTGGTTGAACTGATCAATGAAGTCCTGCCCCCCGGGGTTCTCAATGTGGTCTCCGGAAGCTCCGATATAGGCAACGCCATGTCAGCCCACAAAGACATTGACAAAATTGTGTTCACAGGTTCCATTCCCGTAGGCCAGACCATCATGGGCCGGGCCGTGTCCAATTTGAAAAGTCTAACCCTGGAACTGGGAGGCAATGACGCTGGAATTATTCTGCCGGGAACCGATATTACACCCTTTTTAGAGCCTTTATTCTGGGGATGTTTCATTAATGCCGGTCAGACTTGCGCGGCGCTGAAACGCCTTTTTGTCCATGAAGATGATTATGAAGATGTCTGCCAAAAGTTTACGGATTATGTGACTAAAATTCCCGTGGGGGACGGTATGGATGAAAAAAATCTCATCGGACCGCTGGGGAATGCACCCCAGCTCGAAACCGTCAAACAATATGTAGATGATGCCAGGAAAAAAGGGGCCAGGGTTCTGTGTGGCGGCGCACCTTCTTCCGGCCCGGGATACTTTTATCCCCTGACTTTGGTGGCAGATGTAACCGATGATATGGACCTGGTCAAAGAAGAACAGTTTGGCACCGCACTTCCCATCATAAAATATTCCACGGTTGACGAGGCTGTTCAAAGGGCAAATTCCCTTGACGTGGGGCTTGGCGGATCGGCATGGTCCAATGATCCGGAAAAAGCCAAAGCGGTTGCCATGCGGCTTGAAGCTGGAACTGTCTGGGTGAATGCCCATGGAAAACTCCACCGATGGCCCCCTTCGGCGGGGTCAAATCTTCCGGTGTTGGATCTGAATTCGGGCTTGAGGGCCTCAAAGCCTATACCGTAA
- the dctP gene encoding TRAP transporter substrate-binding protein DctP, with the protein MKLPAVFRQVSLVFITIFLCTIFSVGSSFAKDKVYRWKLQSGYPHGDISFELLKGFAQDVKAFSDGKLIISVFADSEIVPIEQLFESTQKGLLDILHCMGAFWGGIVPVGEIEFGIPFAYTIDEVDEFDAKAQVIRDFYYNKGFVNILRKEYDKQGLYWLDMHTYGGPFVLSTKYLETFDDWKGLKIRDEGIYTQFHNMIGARGTYVSGGEAYMALKLGTLDASQWDISAISGLKWHEVAPYWVQGGDNDHVIGHMLINNASWRQLPDNLKQALQKAAENYWTATVEAYGKEFKNAEDMVKAGTLKESKVSAQAIQKQKEIAYKLWDDVAKRDEASAAAIKMIKEWRGVK; encoded by the coding sequence ATGAAATTGCCGGCAGTATTTAGACAAGTATCATTGGTTTTTATAACCATCTTTTTGTGTACCATTTTTTCCGTTGGATCTTCTTTTGCCAAAGATAAAGTGTATAGATGGAAACTGCAGTCTGGATATCCACATGGAGACATTTCTTTTGAACTGCTTAAAGGATTTGCCCAAGATGTGAAAGCGTTCAGTGACGGCAAGCTTATCATTTCCGTTTTTGCGGATTCCGAAATTGTTCCGATAGAGCAGTTATTTGAATCCACACAAAAAGGGCTTTTGGACATCCTTCACTGCATGGGCGCATTCTGGGGCGGTATTGTTCCGGTTGGAGAAATTGAATTCGGTATTCCGTTTGCTTACACCATTGATGAAGTCGATGAATTTGATGCCAAGGCTCAGGTTATAAGAGATTTTTATTACAATAAGGGATTCGTCAATATATTGCGCAAAGAGTATGACAAGCAAGGTCTTTACTGGCTTGACATGCATACTTACGGCGGGCCATTTGTATTGTCCACAAAATATTTGGAAACCTTTGATGACTGGAAAGGTCTAAAAATCAGAGATGAGGGTATCTATACACAGTTTCATAATATGATCGGTGCCCGGGGGACTTATGTTTCCGGTGGTGAAGCCTATATGGCGTTAAAACTTGGAACGCTTGATGCCAGCCAGTGGGATATCAGTGCCATATCCGGATTAAAATGGCACGAAGTCGCCCCTTACTGGGTGCAGGGTGGGGATAATGATCATGTTATCGGGCATATGCTGATAAACAACGCCTCATGGAGGCAACTTCCGGATAATTTAAAACAAGCGCTTCAGAAAGCTGCTGAAAATTACTGGACCGCGACCGTGGAAGCTTACGGTAAAGAATTTAAAAACGCCGAGGATATGGTAAAAGCCGGCACGTTAAAAGAAAGCAAGGTGAGTGCACAAGCAATACAAAAACAAAAAGAAATTGCTTATAAACTCTGGGATGACGTTGCAAAGCGCGATGAAGCGTCAGCTGCGGCTATCAAGATGATAAAAGAATGGAGAGGGGTTAAATAG
- a CDS encoding TRAP transporter small permease subunit, producing MKKSLKAVFKFVDTVSCRAGDMMSIVIVIIMLCTTIEVISRYVFNSPTIWVWPVNRQIFGVYILFAGIYAMAKNAHIRIDVVYNRFTKKVRKIAKLFALLSFVCFIAVLIWQSAWMGQNSFMMKETAHGAFRIPLYPLKLLIPITAVLFLLEGIYILLKKKTHNLE from the coding sequence ATGAAAAAAAGCCTGAAAGCAGTATTCAAATTTGTCGACACGGTCAGCTGTCGAGCCGGAGATATGATGAGCATTGTAATTGTGATCATCATGTTGTGTACAACCATTGAGGTAATATCAAGATACGTTTTTAACAGTCCAACGATATGGGTCTGGCCTGTCAACCGACAGATTTTTGGTGTGTATATCCTTTTTGCCGGGATTTATGCCATGGCTAAGAATGCCCATATACGAATAGACGTTGTGTATAACCGGTTTACAAAAAAAGTAAGAAAAATAGCAAAACTGTTTGCATTGCTGTCATTTGTCTGTTTCATCGCAGTTTTGATCTGGCAGAGCGCCTGGATGGGGCAAAATTCTTTCATGATGAAAGAGACCGCACATGGGGCATTTCGGATACCCCTGTATCCCCTGAAACTTTTAATTCCTATTACCGCTGTATTGTTCCTTCTGGAAGGAATTTATATTTTATTGAAGAAAAAAACGCATAATTTAGAATAA
- a CDS encoding TRAP transporter large permease, whose amino-acid sequence MSIEVVTILLFGGLMTLLVLGVPVAFALGGITVVLTYLLEGSTSLFIVATTTYKQITDPNLITIPLFLLMGNFLLHSGISDRMFKALGFWLTGIKGGLAIVSIGVCVSLAMCGGFGPGILTMGLIAVPAMLKQSYNKSLALGSVMAGGVLGEIIPPSIIMILFAYIARVSIGKLFLAGVVPGLITAFGYILYVSIRCRLQPEFAPPVKETVTWTLRLSSLKDILLPAFLIVLVLGSIFFGIATPTEAAGVGATGAFVICALLKKMSWKVLWDSCKQTMTISGMVFWILIGATLFSVFYTSQGAQSLVTELVSSLEINRWIVLGAMQLILLVLGMFMDDYAVVTICAPIFVPIAKILGFDPIWFSIIFILNMQVAYLTPPFGWALIMMKGVAPSEITTRDIWKSIPPFVGIQLIVLIMVMIFPQLALWLTYKMM is encoded by the coding sequence ATGAGTATTGAAGTTGTTACCATATTGTTGTTCGGAGGGCTGATGACCCTCCTTGTACTCGGCGTTCCGGTTGCATTTGCCTTGGGTGGTATTACAGTCGTCCTGACTTATTTGCTGGAAGGTTCAACATCTCTGTTTATTGTTGCGACAACGACATATAAGCAGATTACGGATCCAAATTTAATTACGATCCCACTGTTCCTGCTCATGGGAAACTTTCTTTTACACTCCGGTATTTCGGATCGAATGTTCAAAGCCTTGGGATTCTGGCTTACCGGCATTAAAGGCGGGCTTGCCATTGTCTCCATCGGTGTCTGCGTGTCCCTTGCCATGTGCGGAGGATTTGGCCCGGGTATCCTGACCATGGGCCTGATCGCAGTTCCGGCAATGCTCAAGCAGTCTTATAATAAATCGCTTGCACTTGGTTCCGTTATGGCAGGGGGGGTTTTAGGCGAAATAATTCCCCCCAGTATTATCATGATTCTTTTTGCATATATCGCCCGGGTATCAATTGGAAAGCTTTTTTTGGCCGGTGTGGTTCCCGGCTTGATCACCGCATTCGGCTATATTTTATATGTCAGTATTCGGTGTCGCCTCCAGCCGGAATTTGCACCGCCTGTTAAGGAAACTGTCACCTGGACGTTGCGACTATCTTCCCTGAAAGATATTTTGCTCCCGGCGTTTTTGATCGTCCTGGTCTTAGGTTCAATTTTTTTCGGGATTGCAACACCAACTGAAGCTGCCGGCGTAGGAGCCACCGGCGCTTTTGTTATTTGTGCCCTTCTGAAAAAAATGTCATGGAAAGTGCTTTGGGACTCCTGCAAGCAGACCATGACCATCAGTGGGATGGTTTTCTGGATTTTAATTGGCGCTACGTTGTTTAGTGTATTTTATACCAGCCAGGGCGCACAGTCTCTGGTTACAGAACTTGTGAGCAGCCTTGAAATAAACCGTTGGATTGTATTGGGGGCGATGCAGTTGATCCTTCTGGTTTTGGGCATGTTTATGGATGATTATGCCGTTGTTACTATTTGTGCACCTATTTTTGTTCCCATTGCTAAAATTCTCGGTTTTGATCCCATATGGTTCTCAATCATTTTTATTTTGAACATGCAAGTGGCATATCTGACGCCACCTTTTGGGTGGGCACTGATTATGATGAAAGGGGTTGCGCCATCCGAGATTACGACCCGGGATATCTGGAAGTCCATTCCCCCGTTTGTGGGCATTCAGCTGATTGTTCTTATAATGGTTATGATTTTCCCGCAACTGGCTTTATGGCTCACGTATAAAATGATGTAG
- a CDS encoding aspartate aminotransferase family protein, giving the protein MIKESDLEKLSYPDAPKIITESVPGPESLKQLGEAPEFESMARGAGRFPVVYDEGFGATVKDPDGNLYIDITAGVAVNSVGRLHPRVVEAIHKQTGKLMHSSDCSSSLRLDLAKKISGIMPAGLKDNCITFFTQSGSSALESAIKFVRKITGRSQIVAFHGAYHGVHCGCGSLTTGDQYRKDFGPFIPGVIHAPYPYAYRCCFGTKSQEQCEDMCANYLEYLLNTPYTGVDDVGAVIIEAQQGEGGYLAPNPEFLQRVKASCEKHGALFIADEVQSGAGRSGKMWAIEHSGVEPDILTFGKGIGGDVPMAGVTLRKDLAEKIEDGSQPNTFAANGISAAVSMTNIDILTENDNALIKRVAELGELIKDRLKEGAQKIKCIGDVRGRGFMIGIELVKDRETKEPFDADLMGQVIMGMLNKGVILVPCGRYGNVIRFMPSLTTPKKYLDKASDLLLEVLESLDI; this is encoded by the coding sequence ATGATTAAAGAATCCGATCTTGAAAAATTATCCTATCCTGATGCCCCCAAAATAATTACTGAATCCGTGCCGGGTCCTGAGAGCCTTAAGCAGCTGGGTGAAGCACCTGAATTCGAGTCCATGGCACGGGGCGCCGGAAGATTTCCAGTGGTTTATGATGAAGGATTCGGGGCCACAGTCAAAGATCCGGATGGAAACTTGTATATTGATATCACAGCCGGTGTTGCTGTCAATTCAGTGGGAAGGCTTCACCCAAGGGTCGTTGAGGCAATTCACAAACAGACTGGGAAACTGATGCACAGCAGTGATTGCAGCAGTTCCCTGCGCCTGGATCTGGCTAAAAAAATATCCGGCATTATGCCGGCAGGGTTAAAAGATAATTGCATTACTTTTTTTACCCAGTCCGGTTCCAGTGCCCTTGAATCTGCAATTAAGTTTGTCCGGAAGATTACAGGCCGTTCACAGATCGTTGCATTTCATGGCGCCTATCACGGTGTTCACTGCGGGTGTGGGTCTTTGACAACCGGTGACCAGTACAGGAAAGATTTTGGTCCGTTTATCCCTGGTGTTATCCATGCTCCGTACCCTTATGCATACCGGTGCTGCTTCGGGACCAAAAGCCAGGAACAATGTGAAGACATGTGCGCAAACTATTTGGAATACCTTCTGAATACACCTTATACCGGGGTCGATGATGTGGGCGCAGTTATTATTGAGGCACAACAGGGTGAAGGTGGATATCTTGCACCGAACCCTGAGTTTTTGCAGCGTGTTAAAGCATCGTGTGAAAAGCACGGAGCCCTTTTTATCGCCGATGAGGTTCAATCCGGTGCCGGTCGTTCTGGAAAAATGTGGGCAATTGAACATAGCGGCGTTGAACCGGATATCTTGACCTTTGGAAAAGGCATTGGTGGCGATGTCCCCATGGCCGGCGTTACGCTGCGCAAAGATCTTGCAGAAAAAATCGAAGATGGGTCCCAGCCCAATACGTTTGCCGCTAACGGCATCTCTGCTGCTGTCAGCATGACCAATATCGATATTCTTACCGAAAATGATAATGCACTGATCAAAAGAGTGGCCGAATTAGGTGAACTGATAAAGGACAGACTTAAAGAAGGTGCCCAGAAAATAAAATGTATTGGAGATGTCCGGGGAAGAGGGTTCATGATCGGTATTGAATTGGTCAAAGACCGGGAAACAAAAGAGCCTTTTGACGCAGACCTCATGGGGCAGGTCATCATGGGTATGTTGAATAAGGGCGTTATTCTGGTTCCCTGTGGCAGATACGGAAATGTCATAAGGTTTATGCCCTCTTTGACAACTCCCAAGAAATATTTAGATAAAGCTTCGGATCTCCTGCTTGAAGTTTTGGAGAGTTTAGATATTTAG
- the ftsZ gene encoding cell division protein FtsZ encodes MTFSYVENNNTAKIKVIGVGGAGGNAVNNMIDAKLQGVKFIVANTDAQALEHSRAETKIQMGVQLTEGLGAGADPSVGRDAALESMDELRESLADSHMVFITAGFGGGTGTGAAPVIAEICKDLGILTVAVASKPFSFEGKKRERAALDGLEKLQEITDTVITIPNDRLRGIAGKGARMKDMFIKADEILHHSVKGITDLIMMPGHVNLDFADVKTTMQKAGKALMGIGIASGENRATEAAERAISHPLLEDISVSGAKGVLMNITSSSDLTLDEMTEACDRIYQEVGDDAEIIWGQTFDEELGDEIRITVIATGIGMEEPAFAENMRRFDPQTAQAYGQQPQQTRAANGTYGAYRTQSYGQNTSNMGQSPSACRQDPIARGVVRDATEEDMANWEEPVRVVRHKRVVGDDNQTQDYGMNYDNDDLEIPTFLRRKAD; translated from the coding sequence ATGACTTTTTCTTATGTGGAAAACAACAACACGGCTAAAATTAAGGTCATCGGGGTCGGCGGGGCCGGCGGCAACGCGGTCAACAATATGATCGACGCCAAGCTTCAAGGTGTTAAATTTATTGTGGCCAACACCGATGCCCAGGCTTTAGAACATTCCAGGGCAGAAACTAAAATCCAAATGGGCGTTCAGCTTACCGAAGGCCTTGGGGCCGGCGCAGATCCAAGTGTGGGTAGAGATGCTGCCCTGGAAAGCATGGATGAGCTGCGTGAATCACTTGCAGACAGCCACATGGTTTTCATCACCGCCGGATTCGGCGGCGGTACCGGCACAGGGGCCGCTCCTGTGATTGCAGAAATATGCAAGGACCTTGGCATTCTCACCGTAGCGGTTGCATCCAAACCCTTTTCCTTTGAAGGCAAAAAACGGGAAAGAGCAGCCCTGGACGGCCTGGAAAAACTGCAGGAAATTACAGACACCGTCATTACCATCCCCAATGACCGGCTGCGCGGCATTGCCGGCAAAGGGGCACGCATGAAGGACATGTTCATTAAAGCGGATGAAATTTTGCATCACTCGGTTAAAGGCATCACCGATTTGATCATGATGCCCGGCCACGTCAATCTGGACTTTGCCGACGTGAAAACCACCATGCAGAAAGCCGGCAAGGCGTTAATGGGCATTGGTATTGCCTCTGGGGAAAACCGGGCCACGGAAGCCGCGGAACGGGCCATCTCCCATCCGCTGTTGGAAGATATCTCCGTTTCCGGTGCCAAGGGCGTACTGATGAATATCACATCAAGTTCTGACCTGACCCTTGACGAAATGACCGAAGCCTGCGACCGCATTTATCAGGAAGTGGGTGATGATGCAGAAATCATCTGGGGCCAGACCTTTGACGAAGAACTCGGGGATGAAATCCGTATCACCGTCATTGCCACGGGTATCGGTATGGAAGAACCGGCGTTTGCTGAGAATATGCGCAGATTTGACCCCCAAACAGCCCAGGCCTATGGACAGCAGCCCCAGCAGACAAGAGCGGCCAACGGCACCTACGGGGCCTACCGGACCCAGTCTTATGGTCAAAACACATCGAACATGGGACAATCTCCCTCTGCCTGCCGTCAGGATCCCATTGCCAGGGGGGTTGTAAGAGACGCCACAGAAGAAGATATGGCCAACTGGGAAGAACCGGTGCGTGTTGTTCGCCACAAACGCGTGGTGGGAGATGACAACCAGACCCAGGATTACGGCATGAACTATGATAATGACGATCTGGAGATTCCCACTTTTTTAAGACGGAAAGCCGATTAG
- the ftsA gene encoding cell division protein FtsA has product MPGNENLLVGLDIGTTKICAVVGEMLDDEINIIGVGSHPSTGLRKGSVVNIESTVDSIKKAVEEAELMADCNISSVYVGIAGNHIKGFNSHGIIAIKGREITEMDVERVIDAAKAVAIPPDREILHVISQEFIVDEMTSIQNPVGMTAIRLEAKIHIITGAVSAARNIIKCCHKAGLEVCDIALESLASGYAVLTNEEKELGCILVDMGGGTTDLALFKDNNLKFIYELTVGGHNLTNDISVGLRTPLPEAEKIKKTHGTCIPQNVKAHDVIEVPAVGGRAPKRLPKGILAEILEPRVEEIFSLLKQELFSNGLENNFPAGFILTGGSVVMDGIAEMAESVFSVPVRIGEANRIGGLKDIVKNPAYATGVGLVIFGSKTSCRIQDVKSDANGLQTILNKMKQWFKNII; this is encoded by the coding sequence TTGCCGGGGAACGAAAACTTACTGGTGGGACTTGACATCGGTACCACCAAAATCTGCGCAGTCGTCGGTGAGATGCTTGATGATGAGATCAACATCATCGGTGTGGGCTCTCACCCCTCCACAGGGCTTCGCAAAGGATCCGTGGTCAATATCGAGTCCACGGTGGATTCCATTAAAAAAGCTGTGGAGGAAGCCGAACTCATGGCGGACTGCAATATATCTTCCGTTTATGTGGGCATTGCAGGCAACCACATCAAAGGCTTCAACAGCCATGGCATCATTGCCATCAAAGGCCGGGAAATCACCGAAATGGATGTGGAACGGGTCATTGACGCGGCCAAGGCGGTTGCTATCCCCCCGGACAGGGAGATTCTGCATGTCATTTCCCAGGAGTTTATTGTGGATGAAATGACGTCCATTCAGAACCCCGTGGGCATGACTGCCATACGCCTGGAAGCCAAAATACATATCATCACAGGGGCGGTCTCTGCAGCACGTAACATTATCAAGTGCTGCCACAAGGCAGGGCTCGAGGTCTGCGACATTGCTCTTGAATCCCTGGCCTCGGGCTATGCCGTTCTCACCAATGAAGAAAAGGAGCTTGGCTGCATCCTGGTCGATATGGGCGGCGGGACCACAGACCTGGCCCTGTTCAAAGACAATAATCTAAAATTCATTTACGAACTCACCGTGGGCGGCCATAACCTGACCAACGATATTTCCGTAGGGCTTCGTACCCCCTTGCCCGAAGCGGAAAAAATCAAGAAAACACACGGCACCTGCATACCGCAAAACGTCAAGGCCCATGATGTCATTGAGGTGCCGGCAGTGGGGGGCAGAGCCCCCAAGCGTCTGCCCAAGGGTATTCTTGCTGAAATCCTGGAACCCCGGGTGGAGGAGATCTTTTCTCTGCTGAAACAGGAGTTGTTTTCCAATGGACTTGAAAACAATTTTCCTGCCGGATTTATACTCACCGGCGGCAGCGTTGTCATGGACGGCATTGCAGAAATGGCCGAATCCGTATTCAGCGTTCCCGTTCGTATCGGTGAAGCCAATCGTATCGGTGGACTCAAAGATATTGTTAAAAACCCCGCATACGCCACAGGCGTTGGACTTGTCATTTTCGGATCAAAAACAAGCTGCCGTATCCAGGATGTTAAGTCAGATGCCAACGGGCTGCAGACAATTTTAAATAAAATGAAACAATGGTTTAAAAATATTATTTAA
- a CDS encoding cell division protein FtsQ/DivIB, whose translation MATKKITQNKYKAQGKKTRKLKTFFGGKALWGKFFLILFVGAMSFGCIYIHDAVLQSPLFDVKTIMIDGLDRVTRDELLARIGLDKPSNIFELQPDLLEKKLNTHPWIRMATVKRQLLSTISIKIEEQEPLAIVTIENLADIVINAQGAPFKEYEPAKDDLKALPVISGVDLSLSNSTYLFEGDLFNAVMEILRIKGFGQIKTILGDENTGILINILNTYPDTNFTKNLNDTESENKTIIPVKLGFDGFEEKLARARQIQRYIETNYPGKTISAIDLFSLEKVFVTTEDAAQHTIEKGV comes from the coding sequence TTGGCGACTAAGAAAATTACTCAGAACAAGTACAAGGCGCAGGGAAAAAAGACCAGGAAACTTAAAACTTTTTTTGGTGGCAAAGCCCTTTGGGGAAAATTTTTTTTGATTCTTTTTGTCGGTGCAATGAGTTTTGGTTGCATCTACATACACGATGCGGTTCTCCAAAGCCCTCTATTTGATGTTAAAACCATTATGATTGACGGTCTTGACCGGGTAACCAGAGACGAACTCCTGGCCCGGATAGGACTTGACAAGCCGAGCAATATTTTTGAACTGCAGCCGGATCTGCTCGAAAAAAAGTTGAACACCCATCCATGGATTCGCATGGCCACGGTGAAACGTCAGCTTTTATCAACCATTTCCATTAAAATTGAAGAACAGGAACCATTAGCCATAGTGACCATTGAAAACCTGGCAGACATCGTTATCAATGCCCAGGGTGCTCCCTTTAAAGAGTACGAACCGGCCAAGGATGATCTAAAGGCATTGCCGGTTATATCCGGGGTAGATTTAAGTCTGTCCAACAGCACGTATCTGTTTGAAGGGGATCTGTTCAATGCCGTAATGGAAATATTAAGAATCAAAGGGTTTGGACAAATAAAGACAATTTTGGGAGACGAAAATACAGGCATACTCATAAATATATTAAACACATATCCAGATACAAATTTCACAAAAAATTTAAACGACACAGAATCTGAAAACAAAACTATTATTCCGGTTAAACTCGGGTTTGACGGATTTGAAGAAAAACTTGCAAGGGCCAGGCAGATTCAGCGCTATATTGAGACCAACTATCCGGGCAAAACCATATCCGCCATAGATCTTTTCAGCCTGGAAAAGGTGTTTGTTACAACTGAAGATGCTGCCCAACATACAATAGAAAAGGGGGTTTAA
- the murB gene encoding UDP-N-acetylmuramate dehydrogenase, producing MVLSDNIKNMFASFAPETQRAMDRYTSFRVGGSADLLMLPQTVEQVIALVKIAHKAELPVTIIGGGTNILISDNGIRGLVMVLTRLKQKIEQTKPSINTDDESPDQIYLTALAGESLGRLCRYAADAGLTGLAWAAGIPGTIGGAVMMNAGAFGWDMSQIVKQIEILDLATLETMVLPVNDLQFSYRKLALENSIVLKVRLGLTKADTGTVRDEFYRNLKTKQSTQPVSQASAGCFFKNPPGDKSAGFLIEQAGMKRARCNGAMVSDLHANFIVNHGNACAKDILNLAGQVRKRVYEKFGINLKKEVKTIGD from the coding sequence ATGGTTCTAAGCGATAACATAAAAAACATGTTCGCTTCCTTTGCGCCGGAAACGCAAAGGGCCATGGACCGGTACACCAGTTTCAGGGTGGGCGGCTCTGCAGACCTTCTGATGTTGCCGCAAACCGTAGAACAGGTGATCGCTCTTGTCAAAATCGCACACAAAGCCGAACTGCCGGTTACAATTATCGGCGGCGGCACCAATATTCTTATATCGGACAACGGCATTCGGGGGCTTGTGATGGTGCTTACCCGGCTGAAACAAAAAATTGAGCAGACAAAGCCTTCCATAAACACGGATGACGAATCACCGGACCAAATTTACTTGACGGCTCTTGCCGGAGAGTCTCTTGGTCGTCTATGCAGATACGCGGCGGACGCAGGCCTAACCGGCCTGGCATGGGCAGCCGGGATTCCGGGCACCATTGGCGGTGCCGTCATGATGAATGCTGGGGCCTTTGGCTGGGACATGAGCCAAATCGTAAAACAAATCGAAATATTGGACCTTGCCACCCTGGAAACTATGGTGCTGCCGGTAAACGACTTGCAATTTTCCTACCGGAAACTTGCCCTTGAAAACAGCATTGTGCTCAAAGTTCGGCTTGGGTTAACCAAGGCTGACACCGGAACCGTCAGAGATGAATTTTACCGCAACCTTAAGACAAAACAATCCACCCAGCCGGTGTCCCAGGCATCTGCCGGGTGTTTTTTCAAAAACCCCCCGGGCGATAAATCGGCAGGCTTTCTCATTGAGCAGGCCGGAATGAAACGTGCCCGGTGCAACGGGGCCATGGTATCTGATCTGCACGCCAATTTCATTGTCAACCACGGCAACGCCTGCGCAAAAGATATCCTGAACCTGGCCGGCCAGGTAAGGAAACGCGTATACGAAAAATTCGGGATTAACCTTAAAAAAGAGGTGAAAACCATTGGCGACTAA